One window of Quercus robur chromosome 12, dhQueRobu3.1, whole genome shotgun sequence genomic DNA carries:
- the LOC126708365 gene encoding L10-interacting MYB domain-containing protein-like, which produces MGKPSQNSSNVRAQWPSRVTTIFCEACVDEVFKGNRPNTHFSKKGWTNIIATFEKKTGREYPRAKYKHKWDSLKKDWVLWNKLKGSETGLGWDAAEGTITATDEWWETKLMEVPEAAKFREKGLENVDLLDIMFKDIAAIGDLAWAPTSGVLPDDLETPKEGLGDTSADSSSPNDDDDVHEDETPNLTKPPNPTQKKGKKRVLPSSTQSKGKKGGTALQLTQQLSRICDVVELRNSTFLVEPSSTIRNVMERVCTLDGIEKGSELYLMAARDIPMDYNDHIDNSDEDHSYDVENDEYDDEELYELAVAGCHVADCIGAIDGTHIQVVILDDKKASYYNRKGVTSFNVMVACDFDLLFTFVMAGWESAAHDTRIFLDAIR; this is translated from the exons atgggTAAGCCATCCCAAAATAGCTCAAATGTTAGAGCTCAATGGCCATCAAGAGTAACAACTATCTTTTGTGAAGCTTGTGTGGATGAGGTATTTAAGGGTAATCGACCTAATACCCACTTTAGTAAAAAGGGTTGGACAAATATTATAGCaacttttgaaaagaaaactggAAGGGAATATCCTAGGGCAAAGTATAAGCATAAATGGGATAGTTTGAAGAAAGATTGGGTACTTTGGAATAAGTTGAAGGGAAGTGAAACTGGATTGGGATGGGATGCAGCCGAAGGAACAATAACTGCAACTGATGAGTGGTGGGAGACGAAATTAATG GAGGTTCCTGAAGCTGCAAAATTTCGAGAGAAAGGTTTGGAGAATGTTGACTTATTAGACATTATGTTTAAGGACATTGCGGCCATAGGAGATTTAGCATGGGCCCCCACCTCAGGTGTGTTACCTGATGATCTTGAGACACCTAAGGAGGGGTTAGGTGATACTTCTGCTGACTCATCTTCTccaaatgatgatgatgacgttCATGAAGATGAGACTCCTAACCTCACAAAACCACCTAACCCAAcacaaaagaaaggaaagaagcgAGTTTTACCATCATCCACACAAAGTAAAGGGAAGAAAGGAGGAACGGCATTACAATTGACACAACAGCTTAGTCGTATTTGTGATGTTGTGGAGTTAAGGAACTCAACTTTTTTAGTGGAGCCAAGTAGTACTATTCGTAATGTCATGGAACGCGTGTGCACCTTAGATGGCATTGAGAAGGGTTCCGAACTCTACCTCATGGCAGCAC GTGATATTCCTATGgattacaatgatcatattgatAATAGTGATGAAGATCATTCTTATGATGTGGAAAACGATGAATATGATGATGAGGAATTATATGAACTTGCTGTTGCTGGATGTCATGTTGCA gACTGCATTGGTGCCATTGACGGTACACATATCCAAGTTGTTATTTTGGACGACAAGAAAGCTTCATATTATAATAGAAAGGGCGTGACATCTTTTAATGTGATGGTAGCATGTGATTTTGATTTACTTTTCACATTTGTGATGGCTGGATGGGAGAGTGCAGCACATGATACACGCATTTTCTTAGATGCTATCCGTTGA
- the LOC126709565 gene encoding AT-hook motif nuclear-localized protein 24: MDPVAHGHSLPPPFHTRDLHHHHQQQQQQQFHHHQQNSEDEQSGSSGLNRPQKRDRDENNNSSNNNNNSSEGKELIMGPGDGEMSRRPRGRPAGSKNKPKPPIIITRDSANALRTHVMEIGDGCDIVESVANFARRRQRGVCIMSGTGTVTNVTLRQPASPGAIVTLHGRFEILSLAGSFLPPPAPPAATGLTIYLAGGQGQVVGGSVVGTLIASGPVVIMAASFSNAAYERLPLEEEEPQLPMQGGSIGSPGGVGQQQQQQQQQPQQQQLLGGDANAPLFHGLPPNLLNSIQLPAEAYWATGRPPY; the protein is encoded by the coding sequence ATGGATCCAGTAGCGCATGGCCATTCTCTTCCACCTCCTTTCCACACAAGAGAtctccatcaccaccaccaacagcaacaacaacaacaatttcacCACCACCAACAGAATTCAGAAGATGAACAAAGCGGTAGCAGTGGCCTAAACCGACCCCAGAAGCGAGATCGCGATGAAAACAacaacagcagcaacaacaacaacaacagcagtgAAGGTAAGGAACTCATCATGGGTCCTGGAGATGGAGAAATGTCAAGAAGACCTCGAGGAAGGCCAGCCGGATCCAAGAACAAGCCCAAGCCGCCGATCATCATCACAAGAGACAGTGCTAATGCTCTACGCACCCATGTAATGGAAATTGGTGATGGTTGTGATATTGTTGAGAGTGTTGCTAACTTTGCAAGAAGACGCCAGAGAGGTGTGTGCATTATGAGTGGGACTGGAACTGTGACTAATGTGACTCTAAGGCAACCAGCCTCACCAGGTGCAATTGTGACTTTACATGGTCGGTTTGAGATTTTGTCTCTAGCTGGGTCATTTTTACCACCACCAGCACCACCTGCTGCAACAGGTTTGACCATATATTTAGCTGGGGGACAAGGCCAAGTTGTGGGGGGTAGCGTTGTTGGGACGCTAATTGCATCTGGGCCAGTTGTGATCATGGCTGCCTCTTTTAGTAACGCTGCATATGAAAGGCTTCCTTTGGAAGAAGAGGAGCCCCAGTTGCCAATGCAAGGGGGTTCAATTGGGTCCCCAGGTGGGGTTGGTCAACAGcagcaacagcagcagcaacaaccaCAGCAGCAACAGCTTCTAGGTGGAGACGCAAATGCGCCTCTTTTTCATGGCTTACCGCCTAATCTTCTCAACTCAATTCAATTGCCAGCTGAGGCATATTGGGCTACTGGTCGCCCTCCATATTGA